The Bremerella cremea DNA segment CAGCAGGATCAGCAGCAGGATCAGCAGCAGGACCAGCAGCAGGACCAGCAGCAGGACCAGCAGCAGGACCAGCAGCAGGACCAGCAGCAGGACCAGCAGCAGGACCAGCAGCAAGCTGGTGGTGCTCAGGAGAATCCACAGCAAGAGCAACCTCAAGACCAAGAAGCTCAGCCCAGTGCGGCTCAGCAGTCTGGTCAAGACGATACCCAAGCGATGGAAGAAGCTCGTCCCATGACCAAAGAAGAAGCTCAGAAAATGCTCCAGGCGGTTCGTGACCGCGAGCTAATGCGTCGTTTGCAACATCAACAAGAAAAACAGCGCCGGTACGTTCCTGTGGATCGAGACTGGTAAAGCGAAACGGTACCCCCAATGGCAAGACTTGGAATCGTCAACAACCCATTTAACCCGAGTGCAAAGATGAAACCTCGAACCCTAATGACCGCCCTGGTTGCTCTCGTCGCCGTCGCGATCGGCTCGGTGGCCACGTCAGCTCATGCCGCAGACCTGCAAGCTGCTTTGTCGTCGCGTGAAGCGTACGTCGGAGCGCCGATCATGCTGCACCTGGAAGTCGCCAACGCGTCGTCGCACGACGAGCCGACGATTCCCGAGGTTCGCGGTCTCGACATTCAAGCCGCCGGTCCACCTAGCCGCAGCACGCAAACGACCATCATCAACGGTCGTCGCTCCAGCCGCACATCCGCCACTTACACGTGGCGGATTACGCCTCGGCAAGCAGGTTCCTTCGAGATTCCTCCGATCGATCTCCAAGTGGATGGGCAAGTTCGCTCGACACGTCCCTTGCGTTTCGTTGCTACCAAAAGCGAAACAGGAGACTTAGTGTTCGCCGAAGTCACCGGCCAACAAACAGAGATCTACGTCGGCCAGCCGTTAACGCTCACCTTGAACTTGTGGATCAAGCCCTATCATAACAACGAGTTCGACTTGACGTTGTCGGAAGAAAATATGTGGCAGATGATCTCCGAGCATACCAATTGGGGTGCTTTCACCGAACGCATGACCGAACTCGCCGAGAACCGCCAACGTCCTGGCGGCAAGGAAGTGCTACGGGCAGATTCTCAAGGGGACGAACGTGCCTACTACTTGTACCAAATCGAAGCGACCATCTACCCGAAACGGCCTGGACAGATCGAAGTGGATGACCTTCAAATCGTGGTCGATTACCCGACTCGCTTGGGCAAATCACGCGATCCGTTCGGTTCGATGTTCGACGATGACTTCTTCGGTGGCATGTCTCCCTTTGCGGATCGCGACTTCTCGCCGTTCCGCCGGAACACGCTGTCGGTGACGGCCAGTCGTCCGGTGGTTGCCGAAGCGACCGTTGCTCCGATTGAAGTTAAGCCCGTCCCAACCGCCGGTCGGCCTGCCGACTATCGCGGAACCGTGGGACAATATCAAATCGTGACCCAGGCGTTGCCAACCGATGTCAAAGCTGGGGATCCGATCACCTTGCACATTGGTATCCGCGGCGATGGCCCGATGGAACTGGTCCAAGCTCCGCCGTTGGCTGCCTTGCCGCAACTGACCGCAGACTTCAAAGTGGCCAACGAACCCTTGGCTGGCCTGGTGGAAGGGGATACGAAGCTGTTCACCACCACCATTCGTCCGCGTCGGGAAGGAATCACCGAGATTCCAGCCATTCCGCTCACCTTTTTCGATCCCGCGAAGGAAGAGTTCGTCACCGTGAAGAGCGAACCGATTTCCATCCACGTCAGCAAAGCCGAGCGTTTGGCGCTCGACTCGATCGTGGGCAATGCCAATCCACAAGATCGTGCAACAAACCCTGAAGCGTCCGCTTCCCCCACGCTCGATCTGCAAAACTACACCAGCAACGACGCCTTGGTCACCGCCAGCTCGCAAGCCAATTGGCCCTGGGCTTTGGTGATCGTGTTGCCCCCCCTGGCAGTGGCGGCTGCTTGGCTGATGAAAAACCACGGGCACCTCGTCTCGCCAAGCGGTAGCCCGCTGCAACAGCGAATCCGTGCGGCTCGTCACTCGCTGCAAGCTGCCGACTCCACGGCAGAAGTTGCCTCGGTCGCCAACGGCTTCGCCGCCGAGGTTCGAGGGTCCGCTCCGTCAGCACAGCTCAACCAGTTGGTGAATCTGTGCGATCAAGCCGCCTACAGCGGTTCAAGCGATCAACAGTTGTCCACGCTGAAAAGCCAGGCCACGGACTTGCTCGATCAGATGGCCCAGGCCGCAACGCAAAGTGCCCCGCGATCGTCGGCACCTCGTTTTGGTCGCCGCCAAATGATTGCTACCGCCTGCTTGGTGTTGGCAGTCCTGGCCGTTGCCGTGCCGGTTGCCAGCCACTTCGCAGGACAAGGCAAAAATGAAGACGCCTTGGCCCAAGCCCCGGCAGAGCCACAACCGGCAATGCCGAAACTGAGCGATCAGCAAATGAGTGTCATCTTGGCCGAAGCAAACGAAGCCTACCAAGCAGGCCAGAAAGCATCCGCCGAAGATGCTGCGGCCGCCAAGGAAGACTTCGCCAAAGCGGTGACTAAGTATGGTCAGCTGGTCGAAAACGGTGTGCAAAACACGAACCTGTACACGAACCTGGCCAATGCTCAGCTTCAACTCGGAGCCACCGGCAAAGCGATTGCCAACTACGAACGCGCGTTGAATCACGACGCCTCGAACTGGCAAGCTCGCAACAACCTGTCGATCGCTCGTACCTCGCTTAACGGCGGTATGAACGAACCCCAAACGGCAACTTCGCTTGGTAGCGTGCTAAGCCAAACGGCCCAAAAGCTGCAAGCGATGACGCCTCCACTGGTGACCACAACCGTGTGCGTGACCCTGTGGCTGGCCTTGTGCTTGGTGCTGCTGGGTTCGCTGGTCCATCCTGGCCGCTACTGGAAAACAGCCTCGATTTCGCTGGCTTGTTTACTGCTGGTCGGCGTTGGGGTGGCAAACCTGGAACGCTTGACGACCGCCGACGAACCAGGAGCGATTGTTGCCAGTCAAACGGCTGTGCTCCGTGAAGCCCCCGGCGATCAGTTCCCAGCAATCGGCAACGAGACGCTTAAGGAAGGGGAATCGCTCGATGTGCTGAAGGTCGACGGCAACTGGGTGCAAATCCAGACTCCTGACGGAGCAACCGGGTGGGTGGCGAACCCAGACGTGGAGCTTTTGTAAGAGTCCCCCAAGAAGTTAGTACCGCAGTGTGGCAACTTCTGCGGTTTGCAAACGGCGAGAGGGTTCATCTCCTACCCTCTCGCCGTCTTTTTATTTCTTGCCGAGGATCGTCTGCGAATTGCCGCTTTCCCCTTTTTATTCCCTATCGGATTTGCCGCTGTCCCGGTAAAATCAACCGATTCCAGGGCACTCTTTCCACTTCACTGGGTGAAACGCGAATTCGATGGGCGATTCTTCTGCTGCTGCGATAGCGACACGACCGGAACTTTTGGCTCCGGCAGGGGACTGGGATTGTGCCCGGGCCGCAATTGCCAACGGGGCAGACGCGATCTACTTCGGTCTCGAAACCGGCTTCAATGCCCGGGCCAGGGCGAAGAACTTCTCGCTCGACGACCTTCCCCAGTTGATGGAGATGCTCCACTGGCATGGCGTCCGCGGTTATACCACCGTCAACACGCTAACCTTCTCGGACGAACTAACCACCATCGAGCCCATCATCCGCCGCATCGCTGAAGCAGGCACCGATGCCGTGCTGGTCCAAGACCTCGGCTTAGTCGATCTCATTCGCCGCACCGCCCCGGATCTGCCCATTCATGCGTCGACCCAAATGACGATGACCAGCGCCGAGTGCATCGCGGAGATTGAAGATCTCGGCATCGAACGGGTTGTGCTCGCCCGGGAACTCTCGGTTAACGAGATCAGCAAGATCCACGAAAACACGACCATGCCGCTGGAAGCGTTTGTTCACGGGGCTTTATGTGTCGCTTACAGCGGGCAATGTCTCACCAGCGAATCGCTCGGCGGACGCAGTGCCAATCGCGGCCAGTGCGCGCAGGCATGCCGCTTGCCCTACGAGTTGATCTGCGATGGCACCGACATCGACCTGGGGGATCAAAAGTATTTGCTCAGCCCGCAAGACCTGGCCGCGTATGCCTTGGTGCCGGAACTGCTGGCCGCTGGGGTCGTATCGCTAAAGATTGAAGGGCGGCTGAAAACGCCAGAGTATGTCGCCAACATCACCCGGCATTACCGCCAAGCAATCGACTCGGCTCTGGCTGGCAAACCGGTGACGTTCACGCCTCGCCAGGTCGAAGAGATGGAGCTCTCCTTTTCGCGCGGCTTTTCCCCCGGTTGGCTGCAAGGCTGCGATCACAAGATGCTGGTCCCTGCCACCAGCAGCGCCAAACGGGGCGTGCTGGTCGCCGAAGTGGTGGCAATTGACGATCGGCGTAAACGGGTCAAGCTCGAACTCTTTGGCCGCTTGAAAGCGGGCGATGGAATCGTCTTTCAAGGCGATCGCGCCGCCGGGAAAGAGCAGGGGGGACGCGTCTTCACCGTCAGCCAAAAAGGACGCCGCGTCACCGGCGAAGTCGCCAGCGGCGTGGTCGAAGTCGACTTCCCCCGCGGTTCGGTCGACTTTCAATTCCTGCAGCCAGGCCTGCAAGTTTGGAAAAGCGACGATCCAGCCCTCACCCGCGAGCTACGCAAATCGTTCAGCGGCGAACTGCATGGCCGCGACCTTCCCCTCACGATCGAAGCCTCAGCCCGCGTCGGTCAACCGCTACGTATTGTGGTCAACTGCGAAACGCTCGGCACCTTCTCCCTGCAAACCGAACAACCGCTGGAAGAAGCCCGAAAGCACCCACTAAGCGAAGCTTCGCTGCAAGAACAACTCGCGCGGCTGGGTGGTAGCGGCTATATCCTCAGCCAACTTTCCGCCAAGATCGCTGGCAACCCGATGGTTCCGCTGAGCATCCTCGGCAAGCTCCGCAAGGAGATGGTCGCCCAACTCGATGAAGCCCGACACACAATGGCCAAACGCGGCCGTGAAATCACCGGCGACCTGGTTCTCGGTCCTCTCCGAGCCGATGTCGAACCAGCCCGCGTCGAACCGACCGAACCCCAACTGATCGTCCTGACACGTTCCCTGCATCAACTGGAAGCGGTGTTGGCTACCGGCATGAAGACCGTGTATGCCGACTTCCAAGACATTCGCGAGTACAAACAGGCCGTTCCTTTGGCGCGGGAAGCCGGCGCCCAGACATGGCTGGTCACGCCCCGCATTCAAAAGCCGGGCGAGATGGGCATCTTCAAAGCAATGGCCAAGCATGCTCCCGATGGAATCGTTACGCGAAATCTGTCTGGGCTGAAGTTCTTCACGCAACTCGGCCTGCCCTGCGTGGCCGACTTTTCGTTCAACGCGGCGAACGAGCTGACCGTCGATTCGCTGCGTCAGCGCGGGGCGATTCGCGTCACGCCGTCGTACGATTTGAATCGCGACCAATTGTTGGTCATGGCCGAAAACTGTGCTGCCCATCTGTTGGAACCAGTCATTCACCAGCACATGCCAATGTTCCACATGGAGCACTGTGTCTTCTGTAGTGTCCTTTCCCCCGGTACCAACAAGACCAACTGCGGTCGCCCCTGCGACGAGCACGAAGTCAAGCTGCGCGATCGCGTCGGGGCCGAGCATCCCTTGAAAGCGGACGTCGGTTGCCGCAACACGCTGTTCAACAAAACGCCGCAAAGTGGTGCCGAAATTGTGCAGCCGCTGATCGAGCTAGGCGTACGGAACTTCCGTGTCGAACTGCTGAACGACGATCCGCCACACGAAATTGCCCGCGTGATCGATCTGTACCGAGACCTTCTCGCTGGCCGTGTCACGGGCGAAGAAGTTTGGTCGAAGCTCAGCGCACTCAATCGCGTGGGCGTAACGCGTGGTACACTAGAACATGACCGCGACCCGTTAGCGATCATTTGATTCGTCCCTCGCAAAGGACCGTTCGATGGCACGTCCCTGGACCGAATGCCAAGAATTGATCGTGGCAACCTCGAACCCGCACAAGGTGCGCGAGCTGAGCTCGCTGCTGATCCCGCTTCGCATCCCGGTGCTGGCATTACCATCCGATATGACGTTCGCCCCGATTGTCGAAGATGGTACCACCTTGGCCGAGAACGCTCGCAAGAAAGCGATTGGCTATGCTAGTCAACTGCAACGCTGGGTCCTGGCGGACGATACCGGGCTGGAAGTCGACGCCCTGGGAGGTGCCCCTGGCGTCCATTCGGCCCGCTACGCCGGCGAAAACGCCACTGCAGCAATGAACCTGGCTCGGCTGATCGAGCACATGCAAGATATTCCTGAAGAAGCCCGGGCGGCTCGTTTTGTCTGCCACTTATGCCTGGCCGATCCATCCGGCAACCTTCTGTTGGAAACCCGTGGGATCTGCCCCGGTAAGATCTTAGAGCAACCACTCGGATCGGCTGGCTTTGGTTACGACAGCTTGTTTCAAGTTGCCGGCCTGCAGCAAACCTTGGCCCAACTTAGCGAAGACCAAACAGCGGTGGTCGGCCATCGTGGCCATGCGGCCCGCTCTCTGGTAGAAGCTTGGCATGCATGATCCAATAGCCTAGCCAAGAAATTATCGCAACCGCTAACCAACCAACTGCCGCAAAGCAAACAAGATATAGCGGCGTCGCTCTGCGGATAACAACGTTCCGAAGTGAACATCTCCTCGGTCGCAAAAAAGCGTGATCTGTTTCATTGGCTTGTCGTTCATCTCGGCCCCGGAATCGGTTTCCTCGATCCGTTTTACCTCGGACCAGCGAAACCGACTTTTCCAACCAAGTGGGCCGACCCCGAAGAAGACGAGGCCGATATCTTGGTCCATTGCGTCGCTGTGAATAACCGTTTTGCCAAATAAAAGCAGGACTGCGCTTCCCGCTAAGAACAACGTTGCGATGACAAACGGAATTCCCAAGAATATCTGCGCATATTCCGAATCTCCTTCTGCCGACTCTAGTCCAAAGAAGATAACCAACGTGGACAAGGCAAACACCACTGTAAAGATGGCGATAAAATAGCCTGTCCAACTGCGAATGGTCGCCGTTATCTGCCATCCCAGCACGTCGTTTTCGTAACGGACACCAGGGGGCGGTTGCCGTAGATCGAATCCCTCTGGGATTTCCGCTGTGGCAACAGCCTCTGGCTTTTTGCCCAACAACTCCGAGATCGAACTTCGCTCGCCGCACCGCGGGCAAACGGCCTCGTTCGAGTTGATGTCCATTTTATCAGCTGGCAGTTCCGTCTCGCACTGGGGACATTGAAGCTTCATAGGTTTGCTCTCAATACGTTCGATTCGACAGCAATTGCCTCAAGGCATGCAGCACATAGCGGCGACGTTGCTCGGAAAGCATCGAGCCGAAATGAATGTCTCCTTTGTCGCGCACCAAGGTCAACTGCTTGGCGTTATTACCACTGGATCCTTCTTCAACTCGCAGCACTTCCGACCAACGAAATCGCGTCGTCCAGCCAATTGGGCCGATCCCTAAAAAGATACTGCCGGCATCCTCGTCCATGTCGTCGCTGCGAATGACCGTTCGCCCCACGACACTCAACAGGGCAATCGAACCGAACAGAAGCGTTCCCAACAGAAATGGAATGCCAAACAACGATTGCATTAACTCGAACTTGCCGTTGAAGATTTGCGTGCCGTAGATTCCCCCCAGCGAACCTCCCGACCAAACGCACATAAACGGCACCAAGAAGAAGGCCGCCCCGTTGCGAGTTGTCGCTGCAATGCGCCACCCCAAGCCGTAATTTTCGTAGCTAATCCCAGGCGGAGTTTGATGGATATCGAACGAATCTGGCGCGTCGGTCACCCAGCCAGCGTTGCGAATGGTGACCGGCTCGGTCCCTAATAAGGTCGAGATATTAAATGCCTCGTCGCATTCTCGACAAACGGCCACATCAGCCGCAACGTTCATTTGACGAGCAGGAAGCAGGAGATCGCATTTGGGACATTTCAGCTTCACGATACTAGTTCCCTACGTCGAGCCGACCGGCATCGCCAACTGGCTGGCCTCTGGATCGGAACTCTCCGCCCCATCCGTCGACGACAACACGACCACGAATTCCGGATAAAGCTGCGTAAACTCATCGATCGCCACAATTGCCTCACGACACGCTTCGGAGCGGGCCAACAGCACGGCAGCGACAAAGCTACCTGCCACAATCGCCACCAACAACAACCAGACCGGTAACTGCAAAAAGAAAAACGCAAACAGGCAAGCCACGATGCCTAAAAACGAGGCCTTGGATAGCAATTGCTGCCAATGCAAAATTCGATAACGCCGCTTCCCCAACCGCTCGATCAGCCAACGGCGAGTGAACGCCGGAGGAATAAACGTACGGTAGACGGTGCCGTGGTAGGTTCCCTCAGGAATTGCCATCGGCGTAAACAACCCTTCGTATTCGTCCGATAGCTGCGGTTCTTGCTCGCCTACGCATTCTAAGCCGCCAAAAAAAGTCGGCCCTTTCACGTGGACGTCGGAATAGTTTTCCTCTTCTCCCAGAAAATCTTTGAGCGGAGCAGGGGGGATCTCGTCTACGTAAACGGAAACCGTAAACTGTCCGTCCCCATCGTTAAGAAACCAGATAATTCGTCCTTCTTCGGCCATCTTGTCCAAGAAGGTGACCGGATCCTCCTCCAACAGCGTCTCTGCATTCTCAGGAAGGTTCTCTGGCCAATACAAGACCATATTTCCCCCTTCAGTTCCGCCGCTGCCAGAATAGTGCGTCATTGCTGCCTATCTTCGCCTTAAATCAATCAATATTGTCAACTTGCCGTAATTTACCACAACTGGCTGCCGCTGTTGGGGGCCCCTCACAGGTTCGTATTGCTTGAAATGGGGGATTTCGTTAAGAACGCTACCCAAGCTGGCTGCTGGTGGATGAACCGCGTCTGCCTTTCTCACTTAAACTTCGCAACTTGTCCATGAAAATTCTCCAAATCATCTCTGGCTTCGGCGTCAATGGAGCGATTATCCAGTGCCTTCGGCTGGCCGTCGCCCAAGCAGAACGTGGCCACGAGGTAATCCTGGTAGGACGCAATGATTCATGGATTCAGCAACAACTAGAAGGGACCGGAGTTCGCTTCATGCCGTCGCGGCTCAAACGTTGGCCGCTGCGTGATTTGCGAGAGATGGCTCGCTGGATCGACGCCGAGCAAGTCGATATCGTCCACACCCATAACACCAGTGCCCAGATCTTTGGGCTGATGCTCAAGCTATTCACGAAAATCCCCGTGGTTGCCACGGCGCATCACACCAAGATGCACGCTTATTGGGCGTTGAAAGATTTCGTGATCGCCAATTCCGATCATACCCGCCAAATGGAGCTGACCTGGAATCGGGTTCACCCCAAGAAGGTAGAAACGGTCCGGGCCCTGATCGATCATGCCCCGATCCCTGAAAATAGTGAACAACTCCGGCAACAATGGCGAGAGGATAACGACTTCTCGCCCAGTGATAAGCTGATTGGGATTGTGGGGGATGTTTGTCCGCGTAAAAACCACCTGCTGCTTCTTAAGGCCCTGCCTGAAGTTTTACGGCAAGTGCCCGAGGCCAAAGTAGCCGTGATCGGCAATCGTTGCCCGATCTACATCAAAAAGGTTCGCTCGCAAGTCAAGCGGCTGGGGCTGAAACAAGCGTTTCGCTTTATCAATTTCCAAGCCGATATCCCAGCCGTGATGCGGGCAATCGATCTACTGGTGGCCTGCCCCACGCAGGAAGCCTTTGGCTTGACGCCCCCAGAAGCGATGGCAGCCGGCAAACCGGTCGTTGCCACACGTATCGGCGGCTTGGTAGAAAGCGTGGCTCACGGCGTGAACGGCTTGCTCGTCCCGAGCCAAAATGCCCCAGCGCTATCGCAAGCAATTATCCAGGTGCTTTCCGACGACCAACTGGCTCAGCAGTTTGGCCAAGCGGGCCAGGCACGTTTTCAAGAAATGTTCGATAACGATCGCAACGTTATCCGCCACGAAGAAATCTATTCGGATGTCATTCGCCGCGTGATGAAACGGGAAGTCGCTTCATTGAAGATCTCCCCCGTCCTACCTACGGCTCCGATTCTGCCTCGCAAGATCACTTCTGCGCTCTAAACTGTACATAGAGTTCTCCCTCATTATTGTTTCCGCGCGCCCTCGCGGAATAATAACCGTGGTCGTTTGATAACTTCCGCTGCCCGGAAGACTTGCACCATTTTTGCCTAGAGAATTTCCGCATGAATGCCCCATCCCAACCAAGCGTCTTTGCTGGTGCCATCTCTCGGCTTGATAAAGCTTTCCTTTACGCCGATATCGACGCCGAGGCTCTCGAACGTCTAAAACACCCTAAACAAATCTTACAAGTCTCGATTCCCGTGCGGATGGACGATGGTTCGTTGCGTGTCTTTACCGGCTACCGCGTTCGCCATGACGACACCCGCGGGCCAACCAAGGGAGGGCTACGTTACTCCCCTCACGTCGATCTCGAAGAAGTCAAAGCATTGGCGTTTTGGATGACGTTCAAGTGTGCCGTGATGAACATTCCCTACGGCGGCGCCAAAGGAGGCATCTGCGTTAACGCCAAAGAGCTTTCACGCTTGGAACTCGAACGACTCTCACGCGGGTTCGTCGAACAGATCGCCGATTTTATTGGACCTGAAACCGACATCCCTGCCCCAGACATGTACACCAACCCGATGATCATGGGTTGGATGATGGACGAGTACTCGAAAATCAATCGGCGTCGCACACCTGCGGTCATTACCGGCAAACCAATTCCCCTCGGCGGAAGCCAAGGCCGCGACGAAGCCACTGGGCGGGGTGCTTACTACTGCATCAAAGAACTGGCCAAAAAGCGGGACTGGGACCCCACGCAAATTCAAGTCGCGATCCAAGGCTTTGGCAACGCAGGCCAAAGTATCGCTCGCCTCTTACATGCCGATGGCTACCGAGTCGTGGCCGTCAGCGATTCGCAAGGAGGGATTTACAAAGCCGATGGATTCGACGTGCCGAGCTTGATTCAAAACAAGAATCAATCCCGCCGGCTCCAAGCCGTCTACTGTAGTGGTTCGGTTTGCGAGGCGATCCAGGCCAAGACAATCACCAACGAAGAACTCTTGCAACTGGATGTCGACCTCCTGATTCCGGCTGCCCTGGAAGAAGTGATCACCGCCCACAACGCGGCCAACATCAAGGCCGACGTGATCGTGGAAGTCGCCAACGGCCCCATCACCAGCGAAGCAGATGAAATCTTGCACGAGAAAAAGATCTTGATCGTTCCCGATATCCTAGCCAACGCCGGGGGCGTCACGGTTAGCTACTTCGAGTGGGTGCAGAACCTACAGGGTTTCTATTGGCCTCTTGACGAGGTGCAGCATCGACTTTGCGAGATGATGTGCCGCGAGTTCGCGCATATCTACGACTGGATGATCGAAAAGAAGATCGATATGCGCACGGCAGCCTATGCCGTGGCCCTTTCCCGCATCGGCGAAGCGATCTCTTCGCTGGGAACGGCGCGGTACTTTTCCGACAACGATTCGTAAAATTATACATTTAGACGGTTGGCATTGCGTGCGGCTTCTATCAAAATGGAACGGCATGGGGCAGTATCGAAGAAGGTGCTGGTCCAATTGCCCTTAACCGCGAGGACTTCGATGCCCAATTTTTCCGCTCGTCTGGCCCTACTAACCACCACGATTTTCGCGTTGATTTCGCCTCTGTTGCTGGGGCAGGAACCGGCTGCCGAAAACAGTGCCTCGGCCAAGCTGCATGCCTTGTTCGAGGAAGACTGGCAGTGGCGAATGGACAACTACCCCACTTGGGGCACCGCCTTAGGGGACAAACGGGGCAACGATCGCTGGACCGATATGTCGCGCGAGGCGATCGATCTTCGCCAGAAGCATCCGCACGAACTGCTGGAAAAGCTCAAACAAATTGATCCGAGCCAACTCAGTGGGCAAGATCTCCTTTCGTACGAATTGTTCGAGTACGAACTCAACAACGAACTTGCAGGCGAGAAGTTTCCTGCCGAGCTCTTGGCCCTCGACCAGCTAGATGGTCCCCAATTTCGCTTGCCGCAGACGGCCGAGCAAATGCCTTTCGACACCGTCGAAGACTACGAAAACTATCTCGCCCGGCTAAGCAGCTATCCGAAATTTCTCGATCAAATCACCGCTCTGCTGCAAGAAGGCATCGAAAAACGCTGGGTGCAGCCGCCTGGTCCGTTGGCCAGCATTCCGAAGCAAATCGGCGGACAATTGAAAGCCGACGCGACCGATAGCCCGTTGTATAAGCCGTTTCAGGAATTCCCTGAGTCGATCTCCGAGGCCGACCAAGCTCGGCTGAAGGAAGCCGGCAAAAAGGCCATCGCTCAGCAGGTTTTCCCCGCGATGCTCAAGTTCAAGGAATTTGTCGAGGACGAGTATCTGCCCAACGGAGCCGACGTGATTGGTGCCGCTGCCCTGCCCAATGGTCGCGAATATTATGCCTACAAAGCCCGTAGCTCCACGACGACCGACCTGACGCCGCAAGAGATTCACGAGATTGGTCTCAGCGAAGTGAAGCGGATTCGGGGCGAGATGGAAAAAGTGATTCGCGAGTCGGGCTTTCAGGGCGACTTCGACGACTTCGTCAAGTTTCTGAAATCAGATCCGCAGTTCTATTACACCGAAGCAGACGATCTGATGCTGGGCTATCGCGATATCGCCAAGCGTGTTGATGCTCAGCTTCCGAAGTTGTTCGTCACATTGCCTCGCTTGCCGTACGGCGTACGGACATTCCCTGACTACGAAGCCCCCAACCAGACTTCGGCCCGTTACTATCCAGGCTCGATCGAAGCCGCGCGAGCCGGTTTCTTTATGGCCAACACTTACGCGTTAGATAGCCGTCCGAAGTACGAAATGGAAGCGTTGACCCTACACGAAGCGGTTCCCGGTCATCATCTGCAAATTGCGCGTGCCCAGGAACTAACCGACCTACCACGCTTCCGCCGACATGGACACTACACCGCGTTTGTCGAAGGGTGGGCGTTGTATGCGGAATCGCTGGGGGAAGAAATGGACTTCTACCAAACCCCCTACGACAAGTTTGGCCAACTCACATTCGAGATGTGGCGAGCTTGCCGCCTGGTAGTCGATACCGGGATGCACAATATGGGCTGGAGTCGCCAGCAAGCAATCACCTTCTTCCAAGAGAATAGCGGCAAGAGCCCGCTGGAAGTCGCCGTCGAGATCGACCGCTACATCGTCTGGCCTGGTCAGGCATTGGCTTACAAAATTGGCGAACTGAAGATCAAACAGCTGCGTGCCAAGGCCGAACAAGAACTAGGCGATGACTTTGACATTCGCCAGTTCCATAACGCCCTACTCGACAACGGGGCCTTACCGCTGCCCATCTTGGAACGCGTGATCGATCGCTGGATTGCCCAGCAGAAGTCCTCCTAGAAAAATTGGGAAACCATCGTTGCATCCCACCAGATGCTGCGGTTTTTTACTAATAGGTCCTCATCCTTTGGTTTAATATCGCAGCGTTTT contains these protein-coding regions:
- a CDS encoding BatD family protein, giving the protein MKPRTLMTALVALVAVAIGSVATSAHAADLQAALSSREAYVGAPIMLHLEVANASSHDEPTIPEVRGLDIQAAGPPSRSTQTTIINGRRSSRTSATYTWRITPRQAGSFEIPPIDLQVDGQVRSTRPLRFVATKSETGDLVFAEVTGQQTEIYVGQPLTLTLNLWIKPYHNNEFDLTLSEENMWQMISEHTNWGAFTERMTELAENRQRPGGKEVLRADSQGDERAYYLYQIEATIYPKRPGQIEVDDLQIVVDYPTRLGKSRDPFGSMFDDDFFGGMSPFADRDFSPFRRNTLSVTASRPVVAEATVAPIEVKPVPTAGRPADYRGTVGQYQIVTQALPTDVKAGDPITLHIGIRGDGPMELVQAPPLAALPQLTADFKVANEPLAGLVEGDTKLFTTTIRPRREGITEIPAIPLTFFDPAKEEFVTVKSEPISIHVSKAERLALDSIVGNANPQDRATNPEASASPTLDLQNYTSNDALVTASSQANWPWALVIVLPPLAVAAAWLMKNHGHLVSPSGSPLQQRIRAARHSLQAADSTAEVASVANGFAAEVRGSAPSAQLNQLVNLCDQAAYSGSSDQQLSTLKSQATDLLDQMAQAATQSAPRSSAPRFGRRQMIATACLVLAVLAVAVPVASHFAGQGKNEDALAQAPAEPQPAMPKLSDQQMSVILAEANEAYQAGQKASAEDAAAAKEDFAKAVTKYGQLVENGVQNTNLYTNLANAQLQLGATGKAIANYERALNHDASNWQARNNLSIARTSLNGGMNEPQTATSLGSVLSQTAQKLQAMTPPLVTTTVCVTLWLALCLVLLGSLVHPGRYWKTASISLACLLLVGVGVANLERLTTADEPGAIVASQTAVLREAPGDQFPAIGNETLKEGESLDVLKVDGNWVQIQTPDGATGWVANPDVELL
- a CDS encoding U32 family peptidase encodes the protein MGDSSAAAIATRPELLAPAGDWDCARAAIANGADAIYFGLETGFNARARAKNFSLDDLPQLMEMLHWHGVRGYTTVNTLTFSDELTTIEPIIRRIAEAGTDAVLVQDLGLVDLIRRTAPDLPIHASTQMTMTSAECIAEIEDLGIERVVLARELSVNEISKIHENTTMPLEAFVHGALCVAYSGQCLTSESLGGRSANRGQCAQACRLPYELICDGTDIDLGDQKYLLSPQDLAAYALVPELLAAGVVSLKIEGRLKTPEYVANITRHYRQAIDSALAGKPVTFTPRQVEEMELSFSRGFSPGWLQGCDHKMLVPATSSAKRGVLVAEVVAIDDRRKRVKLELFGRLKAGDGIVFQGDRAAGKEQGGRVFTVSQKGRRVTGEVASGVVEVDFPRGSVDFQFLQPGLQVWKSDDPALTRELRKSFSGELHGRDLPLTIEASARVGQPLRIVVNCETLGTFSLQTEQPLEEARKHPLSEASLQEQLARLGGSGYILSQLSAKIAGNPMVPLSILGKLRKEMVAQLDEARHTMAKRGREITGDLVLGPLRADVEPARVEPTEPQLIVLTRSLHQLEAVLATGMKTVYADFQDIREYKQAVPLAREAGAQTWLVTPRIQKPGEMGIFKAMAKHAPDGIVTRNLSGLKFFTQLGLPCVADFSFNAANELTVDSLRQRGAIRVTPSYDLNRDQLLVMAENCAAHLLEPVIHQHMPMFHMEHCVFCSVLSPGTNKTNCGRPCDEHEVKLRDRVGAEHPLKADVGCRNTLFNKTPQSGAEIVQPLIELGVRNFRVELLNDDPPHEIARVIDLYRDLLAGRVTGEEVWSKLSALNRVGVTRGTLEHDRDPLAII
- a CDS encoding non-canonical purine NTP pyrophosphatase, translated to MARPWTECQELIVATSNPHKVRELSSLLIPLRIPVLALPSDMTFAPIVEDGTTLAENARKKAIGYASQLQRWVLADDTGLEVDALGGAPGVHSARYAGENATAAMNLARLIEHMQDIPEEARAARFVCHLCLADPSGNLLLETRGICPGKILEQPLGSAGFGYDSLFQVAGLQQTLAQLSEDQTAVVGHRGHAARSLVEAWHA
- a CDS encoding glycosyltransferase family 4 protein, which codes for MKILQIISGFGVNGAIIQCLRLAVAQAERGHEVILVGRNDSWIQQQLEGTGVRFMPSRLKRWPLRDLREMARWIDAEQVDIVHTHNTSAQIFGLMLKLFTKIPVVATAHHTKMHAYWALKDFVIANSDHTRQMELTWNRVHPKKVETVRALIDHAPIPENSEQLRQQWREDNDFSPSDKLIGIVGDVCPRKNHLLLLKALPEVLRQVPEAKVAVIGNRCPIYIKKVRSQVKRLGLKQAFRFINFQADIPAVMRAIDLLVACPTQEAFGLTPPEAMAAGKPVVATRIGGLVESVAHGVNGLLVPSQNAPALSQAIIQVLSDDQLAQQFGQAGQARFQEMFDNDRNVIRHEEIYSDVIRRVMKREVASLKISPVLPTAPILPRKITSAL